The DNA region TGCTCTGTCTATTCCTATCTGGCCTAAATGTCAGTGAGCTAAACAGATCTTGGATTTTTGTCATCTGGGAAAGGTACAGAGTGACAGTATGAGGAGGACCTGGGTGAAAGCACAAACGGGTGTGTTATTGGCCTTCCAGACTGTTCCACGGCTGTTCAAATTGAACGTGAATAGCGTGAAAATGCGAAAAGCAGCTAGTCAGACTTCAGGGATAGAAGTCAGAATGTAACTTGGATATATTATCACAATTGGACAGACACTGGGAGATTCTGGGTGTGGAAGAGAGCAAGGGTCCCACACGGCCAAAGTTCACGTGCTGCTCTCTGTGCCGTCCACACCTTGCTTGCTCCCCTCGCAGGTGGTCCCTTTGGATACGGTATCCCCGGCTTCCCGGCTCAGTCCGTTGGCTTCCATCTCCATGGTTTTGGCCTGGTCCTGAAGGGCGAGCTTCTTCTGCCTGCGGGACAGCCTGATGTACATGAAGCCCCACAGCACGTAGGACAGGGTGTTCAGCCCGTAGATCAGGCCCAGAAAGGTCATCCTGCATTGTGACAGACGAATCGTCATACTTACACCGCGGCGGAGGAGTCAGAGTCATGCAGCAGAAGCACAGGAACGGAGAACCTGGCAGCTGCTCCTGGGCTGACTGATCACCACCATCATAAATTTATGTTTACCTCATTCAGCAGACATTGATGTACAAAACgacgtacaagtgaggcaaataacaGACTAGGCAGAAGCCGGCCTGCCACGCATAATTACTGGGCAAAAATGACTTAAGCCCGGCCCCCAAGAGTCAGAGCCCCTTAATCCTGGGCCCTTTCCTGGGCCTGGGCCCGGCACAGCTTCCCCAggtgcccacccccccctcacctGAACGTGTCCGAGTCGTAAAGCCTGCAGGCCCCCCGTCCACCGCACTGGTTGGTGCCCCATTTCAGACATGTCCTGTCAATCAATGCCCCGAAATAAATGGGGGACGGGATTCCACCTGCGAGAAAGACCCACTCAGCACTTGCCAGCTTATTATCCCAACAGACAGCCCTCACAGCACCGGCAGTAGCCACTAAGGAACCCCAACTGCCTTTATTTTCTGAACATGATTATCACAGAAACTGTACTGTTTGATATATACAGTGCCAGTCAGAAATCTGGACACATCAcctttaatgcatttgtctctgttttaactgttattcaccttatagtacaAGGCTTCGACAACAAAGTAATACGTAGGAAATATTGCAATGGCTATGATAAGAGTTCAACATTAATTTCTGAAAAAAAGTTTTAGATTCttcaaaacagcccttttgcttTGATGCAGACTCTTGACATTCTTTCAAACAGCTTcgagatgtagccacctggaatgcttctccaacagtcctgaaggagtttctacaagttctgggcacagcTTGGTGACTTTGCTCTTATTCTTCAATCAAAGTCATTCCAAATCAACTCTATAGGGCAGGGGTAGCCAATCATATTGGGATAGCCTTTAGGACAGCTGTTcatacccaggtgtgaggactcttcagccaatcagtcctctaaatagtaatctaattagagactcgcagcgaaaacctgcacagacaacggccctttgcggataagattgacTACCCCTGCTATAGGGTTTAGgtcgggggattgtggggggccGGTTGTCACCTGTCACACCACTCTCTATAAGGAGAATCTCTCTCCTTTGTTCATAAGATAATTCTTACTGCAGAACGTCATTCTTGTGAGGCTCATTATTGTTGAGAAACTAATGATTTTTCAGTAGGTATGTTCAGACTTTTCACTAGTACTGTAGGAAACACTGACTTGGAGAGTTTACATCTATTTTCTGCAAATAACCATCAAATAAACCCTGCTGATTGATATATAAGAGTATTCTACTTAATTTACTCCAACCCAGAGATCTTACCCAGGGTACTTCTTACCCAGAGATCGGACGACGAGGGTGTGTATGCCGAGGGCCAGCGCCTTCTGTTCTGGAggaactgacctgtacacacccAAAGGAAATAGTGGTCAAGTTCTGCGCAGTCCGCTGCTCATGGTTTGGTAACAGCACCAGACGGATAAGTGCCCCCACCACGACTCTCGAAGCAGAGGGTGTGACACGAGACCCTCAGCCATATGCTAACCTGAGAAAGACAATGTAGCCGGGCGTCACTCCACAGGCGACCAGGAAGGCCCCCAGCACAGTCACCGCCATGTAGTACTTGAACACGTGGTCACAGTCTGCGGGCCGTGGGCACTGTCCCAGGACGACTGAGGTGTTCGCGTTGGGGAGGGGCCACTCGGTCCCCACACAAGTGCAGTTCTGAAACACCTGAGAGAAAAACATTCAGAAGCACATTATGCGCACGAACAGCTCCTTGATATGGAAACCAAGCTAGTGACTGGCCTTATCACTTTCCCCTTTCTTCATTCATAAACCCAAATAGGCAATGAAATCAAGCACAAAGCCAACGTTACACAACCCCGTTGTACGAAGAGTGCAAATAAAGCATAATAAGGCATGACTGTACATTTCAAATAAGCAGAAAACTTGACAACAGGTCAGTGTGACAGTTGCCCCAATGAAAATCCACAATAGGAACTGCTACCTAGTCAGATGGATATGTAATGGACGGGCTTGGCGCCCCCTGCAGTCCACAACACCATCGTAGGGCCTCTGAGCATGTATATGTGCCTGTTTACCAGAGAACTCGTGAAGAGACAGAAGCAGGAATGACTTGCATGCTAGCCATGTGGTGAGCTAAATATTTAGAAACATATTAATTTTTTCTATATACTTTGCTTAATTAATATGCTCTGGACCACCCGGGACCTGGCATAGGACAAGAGATTACAGAAaatgatggatagatggatggatggatggatggatggatgggtgggtgggtcaatggattaatggatggatggatggatggatggatggatgatggatgcatggaatgtgggtcgatggatggatggatggttggatggatgggttgatggatgggtgggtgggtcaatggatcaatggatggatgatggatggatgatggatggatgggttgatggatgggtggatgggtcaatggatcaatggatggatgatggatggatggatggatgggttgatggatggatggatgggttgatggatgggtgggtgggtcaatggatcaatggatggatgatggatggatagatggatggttgatggatgggtgggtgggtcaatggatggatgatgatggatggatgggttgatggatgggtgggtgggtcaatggatcaatggatggatgatggatggatggatggatggatgggcgggtgggtcgatggatggatggatggatgggttgatggatggatgggtgggtgggtgggtcaatggatggatggatggatggatggatgggttgatggatggatggttgggtgggtcaatggatgaatggatggatgggttgatggatggatggatgggtcaatggatggatggatggatggacataattAACAGAGATGACATAGGCAGACTCACCATTTCCTTGCCCGCTCTGGTGGAGGTTTGACAGCCAGCCAGGCAGGGGGAGACGTAGGTGATGCCGTTATGTCCGCACACAGGGTCCCAGTGCTTCAGTGAACAGGAGCAGCCCAGGTTGCACTGGGACAGCAGGCTCTCCTGGTTGTAGGAGACATTCTTCAGTCTGACAAAGGAGAGTGTGAGTCAGTACAAGGGAACAGACGCTTCCCCGGGACTCCCAGCCACGGCTCTTAGTGTTGTCACTCAACTGATGCATCACACACAGCAGTATTAGCATGGTAATTTGTTGCTAAGTAACCCTGTATTGGATAAGCAGTATGAATGATGGATGGCTTATGGTGCTGACACTTTAACTTAATTCGACCTTTAGCTCATAAAGGAGACCCCTGTGCTACATGCTACAGCAGCAGGGGTGATTCtgggatttttttaaggtggggtaCAAAAGAGGGGTCATAATTCATAGAGAGGTGCCCATCTTGTTATTAGCCAACGATAAGTTTGAATTATTGAGTGACAGGAGAGGAGGCACTCCAAGGGCCAATCAGCTTACAGCTGGGGCCTGTGCCCCTGTGGACCTGCCTCTGTATACAGCCCAGTCAGACAGCTTTGCTTTAGTGAGAATTGTCAGTCAGGCAAatgaacacaaaaaaaaaataaacagcgtGGATGAACTGAAGCATCAATCCCTTGCAGAATAACAAGATCCCCAGGTCAGTGAGAGCAAAACTCCAGTGGGTTCTTGGTTTCCAAGTGACCCCAAGCACTTACCCCTGGTAGGAGACTGTTAGACCAGCCACTTGTGCATTGCCACACTGCAGGAAGTACTGCAAGAGGAGAGTGAGGAATGAGCAGAGCGAGGTGCAGATGGACACCTTTGCAGCCCCCAAAATGCTCAGTTTGAATTTCTTCATGATAAAGCCGCCTGTGATCATCCCCAAGGCCACAGCAGGTAAATTCATAATGCCTGGCAGAAGGAAAGGATGGAAAGATATATTTTGCCTTGCATGTGCCATATGTTGACAATGCTTACATATAGAGATAATTCTCCATGAAGTCAATAACATTAAGGTGACAGATTAAATGTGTTATTCCTTAAAACTTCAAGGAACCAATTAGACAACTCACCAATCAAAAAAATGGCCCTTGAGGGTGCTTGACCATAAACTTGCTCCATGAATTTGGGTTTAAAGGTGATCATTCCTATGAAGCTATTGACTTGCACCACCGCCACCACCAAGAGCAAACAGAAGACACTATTGCTGAAGAGCCTCTTCAAAGAAGGCAGGAAGTCTGGGAGATGATGGAGACATATTCGTCTGGTGAGTGTTTACAGAGATATGAACAGTGATGCACCAAGCATGTGATGCACAAAACAATCCACTGTTTGGTCAGGTTTTCTTGGTCACTGTGTCAGGCTAAGGTTGTGTGAAGGCGACGTGTATGAAGAATGTGAAATCACAGACCTTTGGCCAGTTCTGATATGTGCACCAGGCATGGCTTCTCGTGGTCCGTATTGCTCTTCTCCTCTACAATAAGGCACTCCTGTTGGGCCTCGCTGTGCTCATCCTTGCCCTTGTCCTTGGTCTTCCATTCACCCTGCTTGGGGAGGGATCTAGGCAGGAACCAGAAGGGGATTCCAGCCAGAAGCATGACAGCCGCAGTAACCAGGAAACCCAGCCACCAGGCGCCCACCCAGCGGGAGTCCTTGTGATTGATGGACACGCTCTCTGCAAGCACAGACAACATGTAACTGGGCACAGGGCTTTACAAAACACGGCAACACATCGCCGCTCATCTTCCAGCCTTAAGCATGGGGTGTCACTCTTTTGTCCTCCTATTGATTGAGTTTTGGCTACGCTTCTCAGTACTGATGCTCCTATGATAACTTGGAATAAATACATACTTTCTGAAACTTTGGAATTTTATtccaaaacaaacatacaaaactaAAGATGCTCAACTTACTCAACATTTGACTGAATAATGACCACATAATAGCCCCATAAACAATATTAAGTAAAAAGTTATGCTGAAGCCAGAGGTGATTCTAGGGACTCTGGGGGCCCCTGGCAAAAAAATCCATGGGGCCCTccaactccccctcccccaggcatGTTAAAATTTGTTACCTTTATATTACTGTGAAATATAAATTTATAATATCAAcaaacagaatttaataaagtaatgtaaagcacttcgagacaatataatgttgtaaaaatgcactgtacaaaattgaactgaattgaataaaGACAAATCCTTTATTTTAACTTTGTTGAAAAACAGAATACACAACTAAAGCGGATTTGTCGTTGTAATGTTCTATTTAATTGGCCGTCTTGGGGGGCCCCTCCTAGTGTGGGGCCCCAGGCAATTCCCTGCGCTACTTGTCCTGTTGTTACACCTCTGATTGAATATCACTatctattattttatactagagCCCCTATTAATCACAGAGTATTTCAAGTAATCAATGTGAGACCCTCAAGGTCTCTATTTACAACATAAATCAAATTCTAGAAAACCTAATTTTCAAGTTGCCCTTGGATTGATGTAGTAACTTCCTAAGCAAAAGGAAGGAACAGACTAATATATGGATGCCAGGTGACAACCTTCATCCCCGACCTCAAATTTCATCTTTGAAATGGCCTGAAAACAAACAGCAGAGTAGGAAAGTAGACAAAAGAACCTGTgttgtaataataaaattacatttaatttaaatataaaattccCAGTTTAACAGACTGAATAATGATCACATAATCACAATAATATAATATCAAACTTTTAAGGTTGGTTCAGACAGATGCTGGTGATATTACTGTGAAGtcatggtttttttttatttttatgaaaaactcTTCAAAATTGGACACATGGAGAAAGTTTGTTACCTAAATCCACAGTGCCGATGTCAACGTAAAGCTTGGCACAGAAAGAGCCCAGCATGAACCCAAACATAGGTCCCAGGATGCCGATGGTCTGCGCGCAGGCTGCAGAGAGGAGGCGAGAGATGCAACGTTCCACTTAAATTAAAGTGAACTTCGGTCACTTTTACTGTTTTGGTGGAATCGCTTTAGAAAGCAGAAGCCCAGCAAATAAACCACAGGAGCACAAAGTCTCTCAGTAGATCAGAGAACTTCCTAAGTTCAAAGGGAACCAGACAGAACACACACCCTTATTGTTCTTATCTTAGCATTTACGGACTTTTACATAGTTTATTTTGGCTCCGTATTTTTTCTTACAAATGTAAAAGGCGGCGTTTTCCTCGCGGGCAAAGTCGTCCAGGTAGGAGACTCCCAGCGGCACGACGGGCGTCTCTCCGATCCCACGCAGCATATTACCCAGGAACACATAAATCCACAGGGGGGAGCCAGACTCCCTATCGCACGCTGACGGGGGAAAAGCAACAGGAAAGACAGTGTGTGCTGCATCACTGAAATCAGTTATCatgcggggaggggggaggggattgTCTCTACGGATCATTTCTGCTGGTTACTCTCAACTTTATACATTTATTTCTCTGGGGTCTGCAATTCAGaaaacgacaaaaaaaaaatgacagggtattttaaaaatcttgtgttcttgctccttttttctttattttcccaTCCTTATTTCCTTTTTAATCATATGCGTATTTTTACTCAATTACAAACCTCAGTTGTGTGTTCACTGTTCGGTGTCTGTCACAATATATTCCCCAGACATATGTATGCCCTTGAGTACAAAGACCACAGGTCTTTACTCACTTATTGTTTACTTCCTGAACTCCTGGCTTGCCTCAATGAACTCTGTGTGTTTATTGCTTGGAATTTCCCATGATTAGTCAACTCAATATTTACAAAACTTTTGTAACGATGCGCCTACGACACTCACTGCTACGGGGTTGGCGCGTACCTGCTTTGGCCTCCGCTGAATCCTCTGCCTCAGTCTGACCGGCCATACATGGGAGGATCTTCTCAGTAGAATTGGACTCAAAAGAATGTGAAATAGTTGTTTCGTACTTATACCTGCGTACACCAAATAAAACGTTTTGAATATCAGAAGACATAAAACAATGAGGATGGAAACGATTTTATCGCATCTGCAATTGTGCTGGTAGACTGGTGCTTTGAGGTAGAGTACAGCGTAGAGTGGAACATTGGTGCCCAGTTGAACATGAGTCTTAACGTAAGTTATTGGTTTGAGGTGTAGTAGTGCGTGGGAAGGGTCATCATTTACCTGTCCTGGAAGAAATGAGGTAGAGCAGTTAAAAAGGATCCTAAGGCCATAATCAGACATCCGATGGCGATCAGCCGTGGACGGTGGAGTTTAGCACCAAAGTAGCTGACAAATGCAATAACCAGCAGATTACCTGAGTGCACAAGACCAGAGAGAGTGCAGAAGACTTAACACTGATAGTATTATCTTGGAAACACTAATTAGCACTAAAtggaaatggatttttttttgcgtGAACCGAACAAAACCCTGGATTAAATGCGTCACTGAAAGACCAGCAACATTGTTTACCGACATTTGCTGACATGCAGGTAGACGACCGGCATGCTCACCTATCTCAAAGCTCCCATCAATCACGCCTATCAGCGAGCTAGGGATGTCGAAACGCCTCTCGATCTGGGTGATAGAGCTCTTCATGTAACTCCCCTGGAAGGCTTTGGCGAAGAAGACGAAGGACAGGGACACCAGGAACAGCTGGCGGGAGACATCACAGCCCGGAGCATTATCCGAGCGCTTAAGGTGCCAGTGAAATCAAATTCCCTAAAATACTGTTAGTGAAGAATTCAATCCTTATAataactcctcctcctccagtttATATCACAATATAGTGTAGCTACCCAGCATGCTTTGGAATTAATCGGTTTATTAGTTTTAAAGGTTATAAAAAGGTTTAGTTCTTTGGTAAATAAATGGTTAATTTTAAACAGTTTATATAAGAGTTCTAGGTCAGACTAAAGATAGTAAATTGTCCATTACAAAGGTCACTGTGAATTTGCGTTGTATTCAGATTAACAAGGTGAGCCCCATGTTGGGACGTGGGTGTCCTTCTTTGCTGTGTGCTTCATTGTTAAAAAGAGCATTGTTTAATTGAGTGTGTCCCTGAAAGCCTGAGTTTGAAGATACACTGAGATTTTGTACATTTGCATGTCACTcccttaacatttactaaaactacactcaatattctttgctaacaaataaatgtacagcatgttaaccatttgagtacctttattaactagaaaatgtcatatcttttATTCATCACggtaacctcctctagcagttataacagcagaggcATTCTgtctacaagggacattaaatactgttgttttgtttcatgggatgaaacagttaactagtgcatttaaagttaaaggacagccttgAATTTCactctgccatcaccacacaaccagttaataagatgtcagacatgcactggtacatactctttccatgttataaaggaaacttgttttctctttctctcttctcttacagttgttcactcaactttccaagaataataaatctgcagtttatgaaaaaaattaaaaaactgaAGTTAAGAAGTGGCAAAAACCTTTGACTGGTATTTTATACAATATACAGTCAAAAGCCCATTTAATGGATATTATGTCACCGATGAGTCATTTTCGCACATCCAACAATATTCTCTTTAGCAGCTTGGGCACCTTACACTTTCATACTTCCATTACATTTCCTTTTCTGCATTTACTACCTTTCAGTAAGTGACGTGGGCTGCGTTTCTGCATATTTCCACAAACACGCTCCCTTGAAATGCTTCAGTAAATATGAACATCCCCACGGTCTGAAATCAGCAAACTACTCAAGCAACTCAAATACGTATTCAGTATCACCCAGATTTTGGCGACCTAAGAGAGACCAAATTAATGTGACACACTCTAGATCAGGgctcaccaacctttttgaaactgagagctacttcacgggtactgagccatacgaagggctaccagtttgatacACTCTTATTTGTTAAATAACAAATTTGCTCAGTACAATaatcatgttttaaatgctttttttttagatactgtcattttcaaatctaaataaatgcaaatgtgattaaagaagaatagcaacaggataacaTTAAATGttagacgctgctcactggtgagttgtgatATTTTTAATAACGGGTCcacgggcaccatgttggtgacccctggcctAGAGAATAGAACTAAGATACGATGATACCAAACAACTTATGGTGGCCATGTGTGCCTTAGCAGCACCAGGGGGGCATGCAAAGAAGAAAGTTAATCATTAAAGGCCAATTTGATTAGTTTTGTGTCAAAGGGTATCCCCTGAGTGTTGTAAAAGCACAGAATTCCTCAGGTGATGATCAGCATTATCCCTGTGGGGCTTACCAATAGcacagagagcatggatggtcgcAAACTACATCAATATGCAAACTGGATTATTTCCTTCTAGCTGGAGGGTTATACAACCAACAAGGATGACTCAAATTTCTGCACCCATAAGAAAATGCTTAGAGGTGAATGACTTAAAACTGTCAAGCACTGTTTGTAAAAGAGCAGTTTGAACCAACCTGCAGTACCAATACATCAGCTCTGTGTGTCTTGGAACAAACTATTCACCGTTTTAAAAATTAGGGTCTGACCAAatagtaactaaaatcttaCCCAAA from Brienomyrus brachyistius isolate T26 chromosome 1, BBRACH_0.4, whole genome shotgun sequence includes:
- the slco1d1 gene encoding solute carrier organic anion transporter family, member 1D1 isoform X2; protein product: MERLFLVSLSFVFFAKAFQGSYMKSSITQIERRFDIPSSLIGVIDGSFEIGNLLVIAFVSYFGAKLHRPRLIAIGCLIMALGSFLTALPHFFQDRYKYETTISHSFESNSTEKILPCMAGQTEAEDSAEAKAACDRESGSPLWIYVFLGNMLRGIGETPVVPLGVSYLDDFAREENAAFYISCAQTIGILGPMFGFMLGSFCAKLYVDIGTVDLESVSINHKDSRWVGAWWLGFLVTAAVMLLAGIPFWFLPRSLPKQGEWKTKDKGKDEHSEAQQECLIVEEKSNTDHEKPCLVHISELAKDFLPSLKRLFSNSVFCLLLVVAVVQVNSFIGMITFKPKFMEQVYGQAPSRAIFLIGIMNLPAVALGMITGGFIMKKFKLSILGAAKVSICTSLCSFLTLLLQYFLQCGNAQVAGLTVSYQGLKNVSYNQESLLSQCNLGCSCSLKHWDPVCGHNGITYVSPCLAGCQTSTRAGKEMVFQNCTCVGTEWPLPNANTSVVLGQCPRPADCDHVFKYYMAVTVLGAFLVACGVTPGYIVFLRSVPPEQKALALGIHTLVVRSLGGIPSPIYFGALIDRTCLKWGTNQCGGRGACRLYDSDTFRMTFLGLIYGLNTLSYVLWGFMYIRLSRRQKKLALQDQAKTMEMEANGLSREAGDTVSKGTTCEGSKQGVDGTESST
- the slco1d1 gene encoding solute carrier organic anion transporter family, member 1D1 isoform X3 — protein: MALGSFLTALPHFFQDRYKYETTISHSFESNSTEKILPCMAGQTEAEDSAEAKAACDRESGSPLWIYVFLGNMLRGIGETPVVPLGVSYLDDFAREENAAFYISCAQTIGILGPMFGFMLGSFCAKLYVDIGTVDLESVSINHKDSRWVGAWWLGFLVTAAVMLLAGIPFWFLPRSLPKQGEWKTKDKGKDEHSEAQQECLIVEEKSNTDHEKPCLVHISELAKDFLPSLKRLFSNSVFCLLLVVAVVQVNSFIGMITFKPKFMEQVYGQAPSRAIFLIGIMNLPAVALGMITGGFIMKKFKLSILGAAKVSICTSLCSFLTLLLQYFLQCGNAQVAGLTVSYQGLKNVSYNQESLLSQCNLGCSCSLKHWDPVCGHNGITYVSPCLAGCQTSTRAGKEMVFQNCTCVGTEWPLPNANTSVVLGQCPRPADCDHVFKYYMAVTVLGAFLVACGVTPGYIVFLRSVPPEQKALALGIHTLVVRSLGGIPSPIYFGALIDRTCLKWGTNQCGGRGACRLYDSDTFRMTFLGLIYGLNTLSYVLWGFMYIRLSRRQKKLALQDQAKTMEMEANGLSREAGDTVSKGTTCEGSKQGVDGTESST
- the slco1d1 gene encoding solute carrier organic anion transporter family, member 1D1 isoform X1, whose amino-acid sequence is MMADTKSPDSCCSKLKLFLVSLSFVFFAKAFQGSYMKSSITQIERRFDIPSSLIGVIDGSFEIGNLLVIAFVSYFGAKLHRPRLIAIGCLIMALGSFLTALPHFFQDRYKYETTISHSFESNSTEKILPCMAGQTEAEDSAEAKAACDRESGSPLWIYVFLGNMLRGIGETPVVPLGVSYLDDFAREENAAFYISCAQTIGILGPMFGFMLGSFCAKLYVDIGTVDLESVSINHKDSRWVGAWWLGFLVTAAVMLLAGIPFWFLPRSLPKQGEWKTKDKGKDEHSEAQQECLIVEEKSNTDHEKPCLVHISELAKDFLPSLKRLFSNSVFCLLLVVAVVQVNSFIGMITFKPKFMEQVYGQAPSRAIFLIGIMNLPAVALGMITGGFIMKKFKLSILGAAKVSICTSLCSFLTLLLQYFLQCGNAQVAGLTVSYQGLKNVSYNQESLLSQCNLGCSCSLKHWDPVCGHNGITYVSPCLAGCQTSTRAGKEMVFQNCTCVGTEWPLPNANTSVVLGQCPRPADCDHVFKYYMAVTVLGAFLVACGVTPGYIVFLRSVPPEQKALALGIHTLVVRSLGGIPSPIYFGALIDRTCLKWGTNQCGGRGACRLYDSDTFRMTFLGLIYGLNTLSYVLWGFMYIRLSRRQKKLALQDQAKTMEMEANGLSREAGDTVSKGTTCEGSKQGVDGTESST